In a genomic window of Caloenas nicobarica isolate bCalNic1 chromosome 29, bCalNic1.hap1, whole genome shotgun sequence:
- the CCDC120 gene encoding coiled-coil domain-containing protein 120, whose product MGGRGDPGCLGPSGGWGEGPRRRKREEEPESGSGVGGKGAMTPDPHPDAWVHAPPPTADGRRPSPAMELRGHILPPGSYSPAGPAGRLQELRERQRGLRQALGLRLRELRRLCLQEAPPMSPPGLAQELTGQLPPEYPLEPGERPQPPPRRRAGGPPRGPLPEAARAARREVAVQLQVVEAARRLAAAPGLLPEQRRRRQRLQAEAAQRLRQLRAQLGAAAHDENGSLCDFPPVENGALPPPKPPPGTAPRPSPPRAGPGSPERRPPWPPDPPGRRSSLASPASPARTLPRSASSFEGRSVPATPVLARGPRGPPLCRPEALGLPPRPWSGSQDSQLGGPPAPAPPPQTAPRTRRSNSSEALIDWGGGGPPEGPPEGRAPTSAEQRRSQKWLALEGLRDWYLRHAGGPPPQRPPPAWAPPPRRRDPPLGLPHSLSYAGALAPRASGDPPAAAPPPPPDPQPPGTLV is encoded by the exons atggggggcaggggggaccccggatgcctgggtccctccgggggctggggggaggggCCGCGCAGGCGGAAGCGGGAGGAAGAGCCAGAGAGTGgctccggggtgggggggaaaggggccatgacccctgacccccacccggacgcctgggttcaCGCCCCTCCCCCCACAGCTGATGGgcgccgcccctcccccgccaTGGAGCTGAGGGGCCACATCCTCCCCCCGGGCTCCTACAGCCCCGCAG ggccggcggggcggctgcaggagctgcgggagcggcagcgggggctgcgccaggcgctggggctgcggctgcgggagctgcggcGCCTCTGCCTGCAGGAGGCC ccccccatgtccccccctgGCCTCGCGCAGGAGCTGACGGGGCAGCTGCCCCCCGAGTACCCGCTGGAGCCGGGCGAGAGGCCGCAGCCGCCCCCacgccgccgggccgggggtcCCCCCCGCGGGCCCCTCCCCGAG GCGGCGCGGGCGGCCCGGCGGGAGGTGGCGGTGCAGCTGCAGGTGGTGGAGGCCGCCCGGCGCCTGGCGGCCGCTCCGGGGCTGCTCCCCGAGCAGCGGCGCCGCCGGCAGCGCCTCCAGGCCGAGGCGGCCCAGCGGCTCCGGCAGCTCCGCGCTCAGCTCGGGGCGGCCGCGCACG ATGAGAACGGGTCTCTCTGCGACTTCCCCCCCGTGGAGAACG GGGCCCTGCCCCCCCCGAAGCCCCCCCCGGGCACAGCCCCCCGGCCCTCGCCCCCCCGCGCCGGACCCGGCAGCCCCGAGCGCCGCCCCCCCTGgccccccgacccccccggccGCCGCAGCTCCCTCGCCAGCCCCGCCAG ccccgcgcgGACCCTCCCGCGCAGCGCGTCCAGCTTCGAGGGCCGCAGCGTCCCGGCGACCCCTGTCCTGGCCAGGGGCCCCCGCGGGCCCCCCCTCTGCCG ccctgaagcgctggggctgcccccccggccctgGTCGGGCAGCCAAGACTCGCAGCTGGGGGGGCCCCCGGcgccggcccccccgccccaaaccGCCCCCCGCACCCGGCGCAGCAACAGCTCGGAGGCCCTGATCGACTGGGGAGGAGGCGGCCCCCCCGAGGGCCCCCCCGAGGGCCGGGCCCCCACCTCGGCGGAGCAGCGGCGCAGCCAGAAGTGGCTGGCGCTGGAGGGGCTGCGGGACTGGTACCTGCGGCACGCGGGGGGGCCTCCCCCACAGCGCCCCCCTCCGGCCTgggcgccccccccgcgccgccgggaCCCCCCCCTGGGGCTCCCCCACTCGCTCAGCTACGCCGGGGCCCTGGCGCCCAG GGCCTCGGGGGAcccccccgcggccgccccccctccccccccagaCCCGCAGCCCCCCGGGACCCTGGTgtga
- the EBP gene encoding 3-beta-hydroxysteroid-Delta(8),Delta(7)-isomerase, giving the protein MATTAHPYWPRSLTLPGYVASARPGWQSAGAVAAGGAGLLALGWAMGGATRSPARRLAQGWFLLCAGIHGVLEGWFSLRHRDLPAATGLLADVWKEYAKADSRYMTSDDFTVAMETVTAWAWGPLSFLTFLAFLRQHPARYILQLLVSLGQLYGDVLYFATEAQAGWSHSDPQPFYFWGYFVGLNGLWVLVPGLLLADACRHLARAQCAFDRPPHKAR; this is encoded by the exons ATGGCGACGACGGCGCATCCCTATTGGCCGCGCTCGCTGACGCTGCCGGGCTACGTAGCCAGCGCGCGCCCCGGCTGGCAGAGCGCAGGCGCggtggcggcgggcggggcggggctgcTGGCGCTGGGCTGGGCCATGGGCGGGGCCACGCGGAGCCCCGCCCGCCGGCTCGCGCAGGGCTGGTTCCTGCTCTGCGCGGGGATCCACGGGGTCCTAGAGGGCTGGTTCAGCCTGCGGCACCGGGACCTGCCCGCCGCCACCGGGCTGCTGGCCGACGTCT GGAAGGAATACGCCAAAGCCGACAGCCGCTACATGAC GAGCGATGACTTCACGGTGGCCATGGAGACGGTGACCGCCTGGGCCTGGGGGCCCCTCAGcttcctcaccttcctcgcCTTCCTGCGCCAGCACCCGGCGCGCTACATCCTGCAGCTCCTCGTGTCCCTTG GGCAGCTGTACGGGGACGTGCTGTACTTCGCCACGGAGGCGCAGGCTGGCTGGAGCCACAGTGACCCCCAGCCCTTCTACTTCTGGGGCTACTTTGTGGGGCTGAacgggctgtgggtgctggtgcCCGGGCTGCTGCTGGCCGACGCCTGCCGGCACCTGGCGCGGGCCCAGTGTGCGTTCGACCGGCCCCCGCACAAGGCCCGCTga
- the OTUD5 gene encoding OTU domain-containing protein 5 isoform X1, with the protein MTILPKKKPVPAPDADADSGPDAGPERGADPCPERGPGGVGEPGGPGVPRPRASPPPPLRGWAGLPPAGSPPPAGPGGPVGGGPGAGDGPGALLGLDAAALGLPEPRGPGGGGGGGGGPGHSKRRRRGGAGPSGGPGGGGPGAMGLGLGMGPGGSPGHDEAGGGYNSEDEYEAGRVEMDPATAEQQEHRFEKALREKKGFIIKRMKEDGACLFRAVADQVYGDQDMHEVVRKHCMDYLMKNADYFSNYVTEDFATYISRKRKSTCHGNHIEMQAMAEMYNRPVEVYQYGTEPINTFHGIQQNEDEPIRVSYHRNIHYNSVVNPNKATIGVGLGLPSFKPGLAEQSLMKSAIKTSEESWIEQQMLEDKKRATDWEATNEAIEEQVARESYLQWLRDQEKQARQPRKASATCSSATAAAASGLEEWSGRSPRPRSAAPSPEHPGLHPETPKPPSPGAPPAGKPPSPCAPGTSSQLGAGGGRATPPLVSLYPALECRALMQQMSPTAFGLNDWEDDEILASVLAVSQQEYLETMKTSRHRDPPGDKS; encoded by the exons ATGACGATCCTCCCGAAGAAGAAGCCGGTACCGGCGCCTGACGCCGACGCCGACTCGGGCCCGGACGCCGGCCCGGAGCGCGGGGCCGACCCCTGCCCCgagcgcggccccggcggcgTGGGCGAGCCCGGCGGTCCCGGCGTCCCGCGGCCTCGGGcttcgccgccgccgccgctgcggggctgggccgggctcCCGCCGGCAGGGTCCCCCCCTCCCGCCGGCCCCGGAGGCCCCGtgggcggcggccccggcgctgggGACGGGCCCGGggcgctgctggggctggacgCGGCGGCGCTGGGGCTGCCCGAGCCCcgcgggcccggcggcggcggcggcgggggcggcggccccgggcacAGCAaacggcggcggcgcgggggggccgggcccagcggcggccccgggggagGCGGCCCCGGAGCGATGGGGCTGGGGCTCGGGATGGGCCccggcggcagccccgggcacGACGAGGCAGGAGGCGGCTACAACAGCGAGGACGAGTACGAGGCCGGGAGGGTGGAGATGGACCCGGCCACGGCCGAGCAG CAGGAGCACCGGTTCGAGAAGGCGCTGCGGGAGAAGAAAGGCTTCATCATCAAGCGCATGAAAGAGGATGGCGCTTGCCTGTTCCGTGCCGTGG CCGACCAGGTGTACGGAGACCAGGACATGCACGAGGTCGTGCGGAAACACTGCATGGACTATCTG atGAAAAACGCCGACTACTTCTCCAACTATGTGACTGAGGACTTCGCCACCTACATCAGCCGCAAGCGCAAGAGCACGTGTCACGGGAACCATATCGAGATGCAGGCGATGGCTGAGATGTACAACCGGCCTGTGGAGGTCTACCAGTATGGAACTG agcccatCAACACGTTCCACGGGATCCAGCAGAACGAGGACGAGCCGATCCGGGTCAGCTACCACCGCAACATCCACTACAACTCCGTGGTGAACCCCAACAAGGCCACGATcggcgtggggctggggctgccctccTTCAAACCGGGG CTGGCGGAGCAGTCGCTGATGAAAAGCGCCATCAAGACGTCGGAGGAGTCCTGGATCGAGCAGCAGATGCTGGAGGACAAGAAGCGCGCCACCGACTGGGAGGCCACCAACGAGGCCATCGAGGAGCAGGTGGCCCGTGAGTCCTACCTGCAGTGGCTGCGCGACCAGGAGAAGCAGGCGCGACAG ccccgcaaGGCCAGCGCCACGTGCAGCTCGGCCACGGCGGCCGCAGCCAGCGGGCTGGAGGAGTGGAGCGGGcggtccccccgcccccgcagcgccgccccctcccccgagCACCCCGGCCTGCACCCCGAGACGCCCAAACCCCCCTCGCCCGGAGCACCCCCTGCTGGGAAACCCCCCTCGCCCTGCGCCCCAG GGACCAGCAGCCagctgggggcgggggggggccgggCCACCCCCCCCCTGGTGTCGCTGTACCCGGCGCTGGAGTGTCGGGCGCTCATGCAGCAGATGTCGCCGACCGCCTTCG GCCTGAACGACTGGGAGGACGACGAGATCCTGGCATCGGTGCTGGCGGTGTCGCAGCAGGAGTACCTGGAGACCATGAAAACCTCCCGCCACAGAGACCCCCCCGGCGACAAGAGTTGA
- the OTUD5 gene encoding OTU domain-containing protein 5 isoform X2 → MTILPKKKPVPAPDADADSGPDAGPERGADPCPERGPGGVGEPGGPGVPRPRASPPPPLRGWAGLPPAGSPPPAGPGGPVGGGPGAGDGPGALLGLDAAALGLPEPRGPGGGGGGGGGPGHSKRRRRGGAGPSGGPGGGGPGAMGLGLGMGPGGSPGHDEAGGGYNSEDEYEAGRVEMDPATAEQEHRFEKALREKKGFIIKRMKEDGACLFRAVADQVYGDQDMHEVVRKHCMDYLMKNADYFSNYVTEDFATYISRKRKSTCHGNHIEMQAMAEMYNRPVEVYQYGTEPINTFHGIQQNEDEPIRVSYHRNIHYNSVVNPNKATIGVGLGLPSFKPGLAEQSLMKSAIKTSEESWIEQQMLEDKKRATDWEATNEAIEEQVARESYLQWLRDQEKQARQPRKASATCSSATAAAASGLEEWSGRSPRPRSAAPSPEHPGLHPETPKPPSPGAPPAGKPPSPCAPGTSSQLGAGGGRATPPLVSLYPALECRALMQQMSPTAFGLNDWEDDEILASVLAVSQQEYLETMKTSRHRDPPGDKS, encoded by the exons ATGACGATCCTCCCGAAGAAGAAGCCGGTACCGGCGCCTGACGCCGACGCCGACTCGGGCCCGGACGCCGGCCCGGAGCGCGGGGCCGACCCCTGCCCCgagcgcggccccggcggcgTGGGCGAGCCCGGCGGTCCCGGCGTCCCGCGGCCTCGGGcttcgccgccgccgccgctgcggggctgggccgggctcCCGCCGGCAGGGTCCCCCCCTCCCGCCGGCCCCGGAGGCCCCGtgggcggcggccccggcgctgggGACGGGCCCGGggcgctgctggggctggacgCGGCGGCGCTGGGGCTGCCCGAGCCCcgcgggcccggcggcggcggcggcgggggcggcggccccgggcacAGCAaacggcggcggcgcgggggggccgggcccagcggcggccccgggggagGCGGCCCCGGAGCGATGGGGCTGGGGCTCGGGATGGGCCccggcggcagccccgggcacGACGAGGCAGGAGGCGGCTACAACAGCGAGGACGAGTACGAGGCCGGGAGGGTGGAGATGGACCCGGCCACGGCCGAGCAG GAGCACCGGTTCGAGAAGGCGCTGCGGGAGAAGAAAGGCTTCATCATCAAGCGCATGAAAGAGGATGGCGCTTGCCTGTTCCGTGCCGTGG CCGACCAGGTGTACGGAGACCAGGACATGCACGAGGTCGTGCGGAAACACTGCATGGACTATCTG atGAAAAACGCCGACTACTTCTCCAACTATGTGACTGAGGACTTCGCCACCTACATCAGCCGCAAGCGCAAGAGCACGTGTCACGGGAACCATATCGAGATGCAGGCGATGGCTGAGATGTACAACCGGCCTGTGGAGGTCTACCAGTATGGAACTG agcccatCAACACGTTCCACGGGATCCAGCAGAACGAGGACGAGCCGATCCGGGTCAGCTACCACCGCAACATCCACTACAACTCCGTGGTGAACCCCAACAAGGCCACGATcggcgtggggctggggctgccctccTTCAAACCGGGG CTGGCGGAGCAGTCGCTGATGAAAAGCGCCATCAAGACGTCGGAGGAGTCCTGGATCGAGCAGCAGATGCTGGAGGACAAGAAGCGCGCCACCGACTGGGAGGCCACCAACGAGGCCATCGAGGAGCAGGTGGCCCGTGAGTCCTACCTGCAGTGGCTGCGCGACCAGGAGAAGCAGGCGCGACAG ccccgcaaGGCCAGCGCCACGTGCAGCTCGGCCACGGCGGCCGCAGCCAGCGGGCTGGAGGAGTGGAGCGGGcggtccccccgcccccgcagcgccgccccctcccccgagCACCCCGGCCTGCACCCCGAGACGCCCAAACCCCCCTCGCCCGGAGCACCCCCTGCTGGGAAACCCCCCTCGCCCTGCGCCCCAG GGACCAGCAGCCagctgggggcgggggggggccgggCCACCCCCCCCCTGGTGTCGCTGTACCCGGCGCTGGAGTGTCGGGCGCTCATGCAGCAGATGTCGCCGACCGCCTTCG GCCTGAACGACTGGGAGGACGACGAGATCCTGGCATCGGTGCTGGCGGTGTCGCAGCAGGAGTACCTGGAGACCATGAAAACCTCCCGCCACAGAGACCCCCCCGGCGACAAGAGTTGA
- the SRPK3 gene encoding SRSF protein kinase 3 isoform X3, whose amino-acid sequence MELRGGAAAGARTHPGRRKKKRKRDKKRKPPPRTPSPPEDVSPEPPPPLSLPGSDDGEQEDPRDYCQGGYYPVRIGDVFNGRYHVVRKLGWGHFSTVWLCWDMRRKRFVALKVVKSAPQYTETALDEIKLLKCVRDSDPSDPKRDNIVQLIDDFKISGVNGVHVCMVLEVLGHQLLRSIVKSNYQGLPLPCVKSIMRQVLEGLDYLHTKCKIIHTDIKPENVLLRVGEPFVRQLAAQAARWARGGRPPKSAVSSALQDVPERLTRAQRRRRRRRQNQLLAQRLRDLQRLGDNGGSPGDPDTDEVAPPEPEEGGGSPPSGASSSGVHTLWASDGVSGGSSASGGAPPRRPPSPSSASDSLLTPTSSSLISGCSGGPPDPLGEGALGGQENPLDPRCAPRLRVKIADLGNGCWVHRHFTEDIQTRQYRALEVLLGAGYGPPADIWSTACMAFELATGDYLFEPHSGEDYSRDEDHIAHVIELLGEIPRHVALGGRYSREFFNRRGELRHIRHLRPWGLRAVLQEKYEWPRGAAAAFARFLRPMLAFEPARRATAAQCLRHPWLRP is encoded by the exons ATGGAGCtgcgcgggggggcggcggcgggcgcgaGGACCC ATCCaggcaggagaaagaaaaagcgCAAAAGGGACAAAAAACGGAAACCGCCCCCACG gacccccagcccccccgaggatgtgtccccagagccgccgccgcccctgtccctgccgggctctgacgaCGGGGAGCAGGAGGATCCCCGCGACTACTGCCAAG GCGGGTATTACCCCGTGCGCATCGGGGACGTGTTCAACGGGCGCTACCACGTCGTGCGcaagctgggctggggacacttCTCCACcgtctggctgtgctgggacatgCG gCGGAAGCGGTTCGTGGCGCTGAAGGTGGTGAAGAGCGCGCCGCAGTACACCGAGACGGCCCTGGACGAGATCAAGCTGCTCAAATGC GTCCGCGACTCggaccccagtgaccccaagCGTGACAACATCGTGCAGCTCATCGACGACTTCAAGATCTCGGGTGTCAACGGCGTCC ACGTGTGCATggtgctggaggtgctgggccACCAGCTCCTGCGCTCGATCGTCAAGTCCAACTaccaggggctgcccctgccctgcgTCAAGAGCATCATGCGCCAG gtgctggaggggctggattACCTGCACACCAAGTGCAAGATCATCCACACGGACATCAAGCCAGAGAACGTGCTGCTGCGGGTGGGGGAGCCCTTCGTGCGGCAGCTGGCGGCCCAGGCCGCGCGCTGGGCCcgggggggccgcccccccAAAAGTGCAG TGAGCTCCGCGCTGCAGGACGTCCCC gAGCGCCTGACCCGGgcgcagcggcggcggcggcggcggcggcagaaCCAGCTCCTGGCACAGCGGCTGCGCGACCTGCAGCGCCTGGGGGACAacggggggtccccgggggacCCCGATACCGACG AGGTAGCCCCCCCGGAGCCTGAGGAAGGGGGGGGCAGCCCCCCCAGCGGCGCCTCTTCCTCGGGGGTGCACACCCTGTGGGCCAGCGATGGGGTTTCGGGGGGCTCCTCCGCCTCAGGGGgggcccccccccgccgcccccccagccccagctctgcctccgACTCCCTGCTCACCCCCACCTCCAGCTCCCTCATCTCGGGGTGCTCGGGGGGGCCCCCCGACCCCCTCG GTGAGGGGGCGCTAGGGGGGCAGGAGAACCCCCTGGACCCCCGCTGTGCCCCCCGGCTGCGCGTCAAGATCGCCGACCTAGGCAACGGCTGCTGGGTG caccgccaCTTCACTGAGGACATCCAGACGCGGCAGTACCGGGcgctggaggtgctgctgggagcGGGGTACGGCCCCCCCGCCGACATCTGGAGCACGGCCTGCATG GCCTTCGAGCTGGCGACGGGCGATTACCTGTTCGAGCCGCACTCGGGGGAGGACTACAGCCGGGACGAGG ACCACATCGCGCACGTGATCGAGCTGCTGGGGGAGATCCCGCGGCACGTGGCGCTGGGCGGGCGCTACTCCCGGGAGTTCTTCAACCGCCGCG GGGAGCTGCGGCACATCCGGCACCTGCGGCCCTGGGGGCTGCGCGCGGTGCTGCAGGAGAAGTACGAGTGGCCCcggggcgccgccgccgccttcgCGCGCTTCCTGCGGCCCATGCTGGCCTTCGAGCCCGCGCGCCGCGCCACCGCCGCGCAGTGCCTGCGCCACCCCTGGCTCCGCCCGTAG
- the SRPK3 gene encoding SRSF protein kinase 3 isoform X2 has translation MELRGGAAAGARTREDPGRRKKKRKRDKKRKPPPRTPSPPEDVSPEPPPPLSLPGSDDGEQEDPRDYCQGGYYPVRIGDVFNGRYHVVRKLGWGHFSTVWLCWDMRRKRFVALKVVKSAPQYTETALDEIKLLKCVRDSDPSDPKRDNIVQLIDDFKISGVNGVHVCMVLEVLGHQLLRSIVKSNYQGLPLPCVKSIMRQVLEGLDYLHTKCKIIHTDIKPENVLLRVGEPFVRQLAAQAARWARGGRPPKSAVSSALQDVPERLTRAQRRRRRRRQNQLLAQRLRDLQRLGDNGGSPGDPDTDEVAPPEPEEGGGSPPSGASSSGVHTLWASDGVSGGSSASGGAPPRRPPSPSSASDSLLTPTSSSLISGCSGGPPDPLGEGALGGQENPLDPRCAPRLRVKIADLGNGCWVHRHFTEDIQTRQYRALEVLLGAGYGPPADIWSTACMAFELATGDYLFEPHSGEDYSRDEDHIAHVIELLGEIPRHVALGGRYSREFFNRRGELRHIRHLRPWGLRAVLQEKYEWPRGAAAAFARFLRPMLAFEPARRATAAQCLRHPWLRP, from the exons ATGGAGCtgcgcgggggggcggcggcgggcgcgaGGACCCGTGAGG ATCCaggcaggagaaagaaaaagcgCAAAAGGGACAAAAAACGGAAACCGCCCCCACG gacccccagcccccccgaggatgtgtccccagagccgccgccgcccctgtccctgccgggctctgacgaCGGGGAGCAGGAGGATCCCCGCGACTACTGCCAAG GCGGGTATTACCCCGTGCGCATCGGGGACGTGTTCAACGGGCGCTACCACGTCGTGCGcaagctgggctggggacacttCTCCACcgtctggctgtgctgggacatgCG gCGGAAGCGGTTCGTGGCGCTGAAGGTGGTGAAGAGCGCGCCGCAGTACACCGAGACGGCCCTGGACGAGATCAAGCTGCTCAAATGC GTCCGCGACTCggaccccagtgaccccaagCGTGACAACATCGTGCAGCTCATCGACGACTTCAAGATCTCGGGTGTCAACGGCGTCC ACGTGTGCATggtgctggaggtgctgggccACCAGCTCCTGCGCTCGATCGTCAAGTCCAACTaccaggggctgcccctgccctgcgTCAAGAGCATCATGCGCCAG gtgctggaggggctggattACCTGCACACCAAGTGCAAGATCATCCACACGGACATCAAGCCAGAGAACGTGCTGCTGCGGGTGGGGGAGCCCTTCGTGCGGCAGCTGGCGGCCCAGGCCGCGCGCTGGGCCcgggggggccgcccccccAAAAGTGCAG TGAGCTCCGCGCTGCAGGACGTCCCC gAGCGCCTGACCCGGgcgcagcggcggcggcggcggcggcggcagaaCCAGCTCCTGGCACAGCGGCTGCGCGACCTGCAGCGCCTGGGGGACAacggggggtccccgggggacCCCGATACCGACG AGGTAGCCCCCCCGGAGCCTGAGGAAGGGGGGGGCAGCCCCCCCAGCGGCGCCTCTTCCTCGGGGGTGCACACCCTGTGGGCCAGCGATGGGGTTTCGGGGGGCTCCTCCGCCTCAGGGGgggcccccccccgccgcccccccagccccagctctgcctccgACTCCCTGCTCACCCCCACCTCCAGCTCCCTCATCTCGGGGTGCTCGGGGGGGCCCCCCGACCCCCTCG GTGAGGGGGCGCTAGGGGGGCAGGAGAACCCCCTGGACCCCCGCTGTGCCCCCCGGCTGCGCGTCAAGATCGCCGACCTAGGCAACGGCTGCTGGGTG caccgccaCTTCACTGAGGACATCCAGACGCGGCAGTACCGGGcgctggaggtgctgctgggagcGGGGTACGGCCCCCCCGCCGACATCTGGAGCACGGCCTGCATG GCCTTCGAGCTGGCGACGGGCGATTACCTGTTCGAGCCGCACTCGGGGGAGGACTACAGCCGGGACGAGG ACCACATCGCGCACGTGATCGAGCTGCTGGGGGAGATCCCGCGGCACGTGGCGCTGGGCGGGCGCTACTCCCGGGAGTTCTTCAACCGCCGCG GGGAGCTGCGGCACATCCGGCACCTGCGGCCCTGGGGGCTGCGCGCGGTGCTGCAGGAGAAGTACGAGTGGCCCcggggcgccgccgccgccttcgCGCGCTTCCTGCGGCCCATGCTGGCCTTCGAGCCCGCGCGCCGCGCCACCGCCGCGCAGTGCCTGCGCCACCCCTGGCTCCGCCCGTAG
- the SRPK3 gene encoding SRSF protein kinase 3 isoform X1, whose protein sequence is MELRGGAAAGARTREGSGGKTAGAGGARRETGDPGRRKKKRKRDKKRKPPPRTPSPPEDVSPEPPPPLSLPGSDDGEQEDPRDYCQGGYYPVRIGDVFNGRYHVVRKLGWGHFSTVWLCWDMRRKRFVALKVVKSAPQYTETALDEIKLLKCVRDSDPSDPKRDNIVQLIDDFKISGVNGVHVCMVLEVLGHQLLRSIVKSNYQGLPLPCVKSIMRQVLEGLDYLHTKCKIIHTDIKPENVLLRVGEPFVRQLAAQAARWARGGRPPKSAVSSALQDVPERLTRAQRRRRRRRQNQLLAQRLRDLQRLGDNGGSPGDPDTDEVAPPEPEEGGGSPPSGASSSGVHTLWASDGVSGGSSASGGAPPRRPPSPSSASDSLLTPTSSSLISGCSGGPPDPLGEGALGGQENPLDPRCAPRLRVKIADLGNGCWVHRHFTEDIQTRQYRALEVLLGAGYGPPADIWSTACMAFELATGDYLFEPHSGEDYSRDEDHIAHVIELLGEIPRHVALGGRYSREFFNRRGELRHIRHLRPWGLRAVLQEKYEWPRGAAAAFARFLRPMLAFEPARRATAAQCLRHPWLRP, encoded by the exons ATGGAGCtgcgcgggggggcggcggcgggcgcgaGGACCCGTGAGGGCAGCGGCGGGAAAacggcgggagcggggggggcCCGGCGGGAAACGGGGG ATCCaggcaggagaaagaaaaagcgCAAAAGGGACAAAAAACGGAAACCGCCCCCACG gacccccagcccccccgaggatgtgtccccagagccgccgccgcccctgtccctgccgggctctgacgaCGGGGAGCAGGAGGATCCCCGCGACTACTGCCAAG GCGGGTATTACCCCGTGCGCATCGGGGACGTGTTCAACGGGCGCTACCACGTCGTGCGcaagctgggctggggacacttCTCCACcgtctggctgtgctgggacatgCG gCGGAAGCGGTTCGTGGCGCTGAAGGTGGTGAAGAGCGCGCCGCAGTACACCGAGACGGCCCTGGACGAGATCAAGCTGCTCAAATGC GTCCGCGACTCggaccccagtgaccccaagCGTGACAACATCGTGCAGCTCATCGACGACTTCAAGATCTCGGGTGTCAACGGCGTCC ACGTGTGCATggtgctggaggtgctgggccACCAGCTCCTGCGCTCGATCGTCAAGTCCAACTaccaggggctgcccctgccctgcgTCAAGAGCATCATGCGCCAG gtgctggaggggctggattACCTGCACACCAAGTGCAAGATCATCCACACGGACATCAAGCCAGAGAACGTGCTGCTGCGGGTGGGGGAGCCCTTCGTGCGGCAGCTGGCGGCCCAGGCCGCGCGCTGGGCCcgggggggccgcccccccAAAAGTGCAG TGAGCTCCGCGCTGCAGGACGTCCCC gAGCGCCTGACCCGGgcgcagcggcggcggcggcggcggcggcagaaCCAGCTCCTGGCACAGCGGCTGCGCGACCTGCAGCGCCTGGGGGACAacggggggtccccgggggacCCCGATACCGACG AGGTAGCCCCCCCGGAGCCTGAGGAAGGGGGGGGCAGCCCCCCCAGCGGCGCCTCTTCCTCGGGGGTGCACACCCTGTGGGCCAGCGATGGGGTTTCGGGGGGCTCCTCCGCCTCAGGGGgggcccccccccgccgcccccccagccccagctctgcctccgACTCCCTGCTCACCCCCACCTCCAGCTCCCTCATCTCGGGGTGCTCGGGGGGGCCCCCCGACCCCCTCG GTGAGGGGGCGCTAGGGGGGCAGGAGAACCCCCTGGACCCCCGCTGTGCCCCCCGGCTGCGCGTCAAGATCGCCGACCTAGGCAACGGCTGCTGGGTG caccgccaCTTCACTGAGGACATCCAGACGCGGCAGTACCGGGcgctggaggtgctgctgggagcGGGGTACGGCCCCCCCGCCGACATCTGGAGCACGGCCTGCATG GCCTTCGAGCTGGCGACGGGCGATTACCTGTTCGAGCCGCACTCGGGGGAGGACTACAGCCGGGACGAGG ACCACATCGCGCACGTGATCGAGCTGCTGGGGGAGATCCCGCGGCACGTGGCGCTGGGCGGGCGCTACTCCCGGGAGTTCTTCAACCGCCGCG GGGAGCTGCGGCACATCCGGCACCTGCGGCCCTGGGGGCTGCGCGCGGTGCTGCAGGAGAAGTACGAGTGGCCCcggggcgccgccgccgccttcgCGCGCTTCCTGCGGCCCATGCTGGCCTTCGAGCCCGCGCGCCGCGCCACCGCCGCGCAGTGCCTGCGCCACCCCTGGCTCCGCCCGTAG